In Campylobacter showae CSUNSWCD, one genomic interval encodes:
- a CDS encoding molybdopterin biosynthesis protein MoeA, with protein MILNYKKRSPFLEFTAVNLVNLGGKIYVNLDGKKLGSSAIVNNLTGGAALLIIPKETEFIAKGEIVEVLKMV; from the coding sequence TTGATATTAAATTACAAAAAACGCTCGCCGTTTTTGGAGTTTACGGCGGTAAATTTAGTCAATCTGGGCGGCAAAATTTACGTAAATTTAGACGGCAAAAAGCTGGGCAGCTCGGCGATTGTAAACAATCTAACAGGGGGTGCCGCGCTTTTAATCATCCCCAAAGAAACCGAATTTATCGCAAAGGGCGAGATAGTCGAAGTGCTCAAAATGGTTTAA
- a CDS encoding molybdopterin molybdotransferase MoeA: protein MKEFMSYEASLEILRSTLAPWDRVEKVTLTQALDRRIAVDIAAQDNYPERPVSAMDGYAFAWQEGLSELELITDLPAGSDKGLKVEGVKCVKTFTGSLMSEGTDTLIPVENVEVVGSKVVIKKSVAKGFAVREVGESYKKGEILIKKGATIGYAETALLAELGIFNVSVFVRPRVAVLATGSEIKDLGEPLENAAQIHSSNHVGIAAMVRKMGGEPVLCEIVRDRAELVKDAIVRALKSADVLVTTGGISMGDYDFVKGALGENFDIIIDSAAIKPGRHIKVAKAGEKYIFALPGFPYSAIVMCVLYVRVLLNAWFGASEPKITAIMDEDYKKRSPFLEFTAVNLVNRDGKIYVNLDGKKMGSSAIVNNLTGGAALLIIPKETEFIAKGEIVEVLKMV, encoded by the coding sequence ATGAAAGAATTTATGAGTTATGAGGCCTCTCTTGAAATTTTACGCTCTACGCTGGCTCCGTGGGACCGCGTGGAAAAGGTCACGCTCACGCAAGCACTTGATCGCCGTATCGCCGTAGATATCGCGGCGCAGGATAACTACCCGGAGCGTCCCGTCTCCGCTATGGACGGCTACGCGTTTGCGTGGCAAGAGGGGCTGAGCGAGCTTGAGCTCATCACCGATCTGCCCGCAGGCAGCGACAAAGGGCTAAAAGTCGAGGGCGTAAAATGCGTCAAAACCTTCACCGGCTCGCTGATGAGCGAAGGTACCGACACGCTAATCCCGGTCGAAAACGTCGAGGTCGTAGGTAGCAAGGTCGTGATCAAAAAATCCGTCGCAAAGGGCTTTGCCGTACGCGAAGTGGGCGAAAGCTACAAAAAAGGCGAAATCCTAATCAAAAAAGGCGCGACGATAGGCTACGCCGAGACTGCGCTGCTAGCCGAGCTTGGGATCTTTAACGTTAGCGTATTCGTGCGGCCGCGCGTTGCGGTACTGGCGACTGGAAGCGAGATAAAAGACCTCGGCGAACCGCTAGAAAACGCCGCGCAGATCCACAGCTCAAACCACGTAGGCATCGCGGCCATGGTGCGCAAAATGGGCGGCGAACCCGTGCTGTGCGAGATAGTACGCGACCGCGCCGAGCTCGTAAAAGACGCCATCGTCCGCGCGCTAAAATCAGCCGACGTGCTCGTCACCACCGGCGGCATCAGCATGGGCGACTACGACTTCGTCAAGGGCGCGCTGGGCGAAAATTTCGACATTATCATCGACAGCGCCGCGATCAAGCCGGGCCGCCACATCAAAGTAGCAAAAGCGGGCGAAAAATACATTTTTGCGCTGCCGGGCTTTCCGTACTCGGCGATAGTGATGTGCGTGCTCTACGTGCGAGTGCTGCTAAACGCGTGGTTTGGTGCTAGTGAGCCTAAAATCACGGCGATCATGGACGAGGACTACAAAAAGCGCTCGCCGTTTTTGGAGTTTACGGCGGTAAATTTAGTAAATCGCGACGGTAAAATTTACGTAAATTTAGACGGCAAAAAGATGGGTAGCTCGGCGATCGTAAATAACCTCACGGGAGGCGCCGCGCTTTTAATCATCCCAAAAGAAACCGAATTTATCGCAAAGGGCGAGATAGTCGAAGTGCTAAAAATGGTTTAA
- a CDS encoding toxic anion resistance protein, with protein sequence MNQIAKTPQDVVALLIEKRKEFTDPKEFIVSFGKDELGEFEKLNGDMDMKVGDLLSMSQSVGSSVGESLKSVKKYSAELIKASDKMKEGGLGAKFINFLLGKDLAAELASKYQSVSSLFEEITANLKHSINVLEARNAEISEKQKELSLIIESIKGKIEILSKTDELIENLAANQTDEEQKKFLLEEALFYIRMHLQNLQQVLVVMQQSLANYATIKHNNSLLSFATQNTITTSITALKTNVYIASAAQEGKKQLKAVSEMDKLANDIILKNAQDVNDTATDVMAKVAGGALDNENLEKAINLMIDSLDKIENFKNEALPKMKENIAKIAQMSKTLESKVNKLEKIEQSDVYSIE encoded by the coding sequence TTGAATCAAATCGCTAAAACTCCACAAGACGTCGTCGCTCTACTTATCGAAAAAAGGAAAGAATTTACCGATCCCAAAGAATTTATCGTATCGTTTGGCAAGGATGAGCTCGGCGAGTTTGAAAAGCTAAACGGCGATATGGATATGAAGGTCGGCGACTTGCTTAGTATGAGCCAAAGCGTAGGAAGCTCGGTTGGCGAGTCGTTAAAGTCGGTCAAAAAATACTCCGCCGAACTCATCAAAGCAAGCGACAAGATGAAAGAGGGCGGACTGGGGGCGAAATTTATAAATTTCTTGCTCGGCAAAGACCTGGCCGCCGAACTAGCTAGCAAATATCAAAGCGTGTCAAGCTTGTTTGAAGAAATCACGGCAAATTTAAAACACTCCATAAATGTTTTAGAAGCTAGAAACGCCGAAATCTCCGAGAAGCAAAAGGAACTTTCACTCATCATCGAAAGCATAAAAGGCAAAATAGAAATTTTAAGCAAAACAGACGAGCTCATCGAAAATTTAGCGGCAAATCAAACAGACGAAGAGCAGAAAAAATTCCTCCTCGAAGAGGCGCTATTTTACATCCGTATGCATTTGCAAAATTTGCAACAGGTACTGGTCGTGATGCAGCAAAGCCTCGCAAACTACGCTACTATCAAACACAATAACTCGCTTTTGAGTTTCGCCACGCAAAACACGATCACAACGAGCATCACGGCGCTAAAAACCAACGTCTACATCGCAAGCGCAGCGCAAGAAGGCAAGAAGCAGTTAAAAGCGGTTTCTGAGATGGATAAGCTCGCAAACGACATCATCTTAAAAAACGCGCAGGACGTAAACGATACGGCAACGGACGTGATGGCAAAGGTCGCAGGCGGCGCGCTAGATAACGAGAACCTTGAAAAAGCGATAAATTTGATGATAGATTCGCTAGATAAGATAGAAAATTTCAAAAACGAGGCGCTACCGAAGATGAAAGAAAATATCGCTAAAATCGCGCAGATGAGCAAGACGCTGGAAAGCAAGGTAAATAAACTCGAAAAGATCGAGCAAAGCGACGTGTATAGCATAGAGTAG
- a CDS encoding OB-fold-containig protein has protein sequence MDQFLTLIGNNLIFSVPLVIVVVFALLEVILMMTGFSVLEPINGLFDGAEGIDAPGTELLAWANKGGVPSTVFYGILLMSFGACGLFIVSVFYGFAAPAWYMSAVIAAVSFFIALTWTRWVSLLAAKYLPQVQSAAFSKKELLGCECEVKDYKITKEQGGDVKVADKNGKERFVFARATGDDELVKGDIALIVRVEKNNFYIKKKQ, from the coding sequence ATGGATCAATTTTTAACGCTTATTGGCAACAATCTCATATTTTCCGTTCCGCTGGTTATCGTTGTAGTTTTTGCCTTGCTTGAGGTTATTTTGATGATGACCGGATTTTCGGTGCTTGAGCCGATAAACGGGCTGTTTGACGGAGCCGAGGGCATCGACGCTCCTGGTACCGAGCTACTAGCGTGGGCGAACAAAGGCGGCGTGCCTAGCACCGTTTTTTACGGGATTTTGCTTATGAGCTTCGGAGCGTGCGGGCTTTTTATCGTTAGCGTTTTTTATGGATTTGCGGCGCCAGCGTGGTACATGAGCGCGGTTATTGCCGCGGTTTCGTTTTTTATCGCTTTGACTTGGACTAGATGGGTTAGTCTGCTCGCGGCAAAATACCTGCCTCAAGTGCAAAGCGCTGCGTTTAGCAAAAAGGAGCTTCTTGGCTGCGAATGCGAAGTAAAGGACTATAAAATAACCAAAGAGCAAGGCGGCGACGTTAAGGTTGCGGATAAAAACGGAAAAGAACGTTTCGTTTTTGCACGAGCTACCGGCGATGATGAGCTTGTAAAAGGCGATATCGCGCTCATCGTTAGAGTCGAAAAAAATAACTTTTACATTAAGAAAAAACAGTAA
- a CDS encoding flotillin family protein: MNIDAMTSMAVFAGIGLFSIIILGIVFSRLYRKTTKELTFVRTGFGGEKVVVDGGALILPILHDYIDINMQSMKVTVARSKSDSFITKDRMRVDITADFYIRVGEDRESISRAAQTLGKKTIDLRELTGLIEGKLIATLRSVASSMEMKELHEKRDEFSSQVKNAIEADLSKNGLQLESVSLTSLDQTAKEFFNENNAFDAEGLTSLTQTIEERKKLRNDIERSTEVQIAQKNYETQSEKFEIQRKQAEAEATQQTKIANFQAEQEALRAKEAESRRKEAEEAKIVANKAIEEAQINKARAIETVEIEKARAIREAEINKEKAVELANQSKNIEIAKKVEEEAAAKTLANEKKALEAASFEKIKTSSETEQAERAKKLALIEAQKEAEQLSIEKTVAAKAEKEAEENLAEAAKIKAMGASEALKIKATAEAEAIKITAEANRLNYEVEAKGKTEINNAENIVSAEILENRFKLALVEFMPQIIAQVVKPAEKIDSIKIVQMAGLGGANQGGIGSNTNGVVSNAGASLSDQIVNASLNYKVNAPIIDDLMKQVGIDLNGGIQNIASPLLDGCEKAKDKSNFSAKETEKFNAASEQKDSKKK; the protein is encoded by the coding sequence ATGAACATTGACGCAATGACTTCTATGGCCGTATTTGCCGGCATAGGACTTTTTTCTATCATTATCTTAGGTATCGTTTTTTCGAGGCTTTACCGAAAAACGACAAAGGAGCTTACGTTCGTGCGAACGGGCTTTGGCGGTGAAAAGGTCGTCGTGGACGGCGGCGCGCTGATACTGCCGATACTGCATGATTATATCGACATAAATATGCAGTCGATGAAGGTCACGGTAGCTCGCTCTAAAAGCGATAGCTTCATAACCAAAGATAGAATGCGCGTGGATATCACGGCTGATTTTTACATCAGAGTGGGCGAGGATAGAGAGTCTATCTCGCGCGCGGCGCAGACGTTAGGTAAAAAAACGATTGATCTACGCGAACTAACCGGTCTTATCGAAGGTAAGCTAATCGCCACGCTCCGCTCGGTAGCAAGCTCGATGGAGATGAAGGAGCTACACGAAAAAAGGGATGAATTTAGTTCGCAGGTAAAAAACGCTATCGAAGCCGACCTATCTAAAAACGGCCTTCAGCTAGAGTCGGTTTCGCTTACTTCGCTAGATCAAACGGCTAAAGAGTTTTTTAACGAAAACAACGCTTTTGACGCAGAAGGTTTAACGAGCCTAACGCAAACTATCGAAGAGCGCAAAAAGCTACGAAACGATATCGAACGCTCTACCGAGGTGCAAATCGCGCAGAAAAACTACGAAACGCAGTCGGAGAAATTTGAAATCCAAAGAAAACAAGCCGAGGCTGAAGCGACGCAACAAACCAAGATAGCAAATTTCCAAGCCGAGCAAGAAGCGCTAAGGGCAAAAGAGGCCGAAAGTAGGCGAAAAGAGGCCGAAGAAGCCAAGATCGTCGCAAACAAAGCTATCGAAGAGGCGCAGATAAACAAAGCGCGCGCTATCGAAACCGTCGAGATAGAAAAGGCTAGAGCTATCAGGGAAGCCGAGATCAACAAAGAAAAAGCCGTCGAGCTCGCAAATCAGAGCAAAAACATAGAAATCGCCAAAAAAGTCGAGGAAGAGGCCGCGGCTAAAACGCTAGCCAACGAGAAAAAGGCGCTAGAAGCCGCATCTTTTGAGAAGATTAAAACATCGTCCGAGACTGAGCAGGCCGAGCGCGCTAAAAAGCTAGCGCTAATCGAAGCGCAAAAAGAGGCCGAGCAACTCTCTATCGAAAAAACGGTTGCCGCAAAAGCTGAAAAAGAAGCCGAAGAAAACCTAGCCGAAGCCGCTAAAATCAAAGCAATGGGTGCAAGCGAAGCGCTAAAAATCAAGGCCACCGCAGAAGCCGAAGCTATAAAGATAACGGCTGAAGCCAACAGGCTAAACTACGAGGTTGAGGCTAAGGGTAAAACCGAGATAAATAACGCAGAAAATATCGTCTCGGCGGAGATTTTGGAAAATAGATTTAAACTCGCATTGGTCGAGTTTATGCCGCAAATAATCGCCCAGGTCGTAAAACCCGCAGAAAAAATCGACTCTATCAAAATCGTGCAAATGGCAGGCCTTGGTGGCGCAAATCAAGGCGGAATCGGTTCAAATACTAACGGCGTTGTTAGCAATGCGGGCGCGTCTCTCTCCGATCAAATCGTAAACGCGTCTTTAAACTATAAAGTAAATGCACCGATAATCGACGATCTTATGAAGCAAGTAGGTATCGATCTAAACGGCGGGATACAAAATATCGCCTCGCCCCTGCTAGATGGTTGCGAAAAAGCTAAAGACAAGTCAAATTTTAGCGCAAAAGAGACTGAGAAATTTAATGCTGCAAGCGAACAAAAAGACAGCAAGAAAAAGTAA
- the yedE gene encoding YedE family putative selenium transporter, with amino-acid sequence MNFSNSKWFIVSGAALGALGALLVYFGNPGNMGVCAACFLRDTAGALGFHRAGVVQYVRPEIIGLILGGFLASVLWTKEFSATTGSSPFVRFFLGFFAMIGCLVFLGCPWRAFLRLGGGDMTAIAGVVGIFAGVCAGVFFKKLGYGLTHETKAQAAIGVLPTVMGILLLAALALGLKLGENGALFTSAKGPGSMHAPILISLGFSIVVGALMHKSKFCSVGAFSRLLKGDFSMFTGIVSIVVFASIVNLALGQYKFGFEGQPIAHNDVLWNFLSMTLAGLCFSLSEGCPGKHLVQMGTGNLSSVIFVIGMAAGAAVAHNFLLASSPSAITAAAPWAVAMGFIFAAYVGFFHKKAA; translated from the coding sequence ATGAATTTTTCAAATTCAAAATGGTTTATCGTTTCAGGTGCAGCGCTCGGCGCTCTAGGCGCATTGCTCGTGTATTTTGGCAACCCCGGCAACATGGGCGTTTGCGCGGCTTGCTTTTTGCGCGATACGGCGGGAGCGCTGGGCTTTCACCGCGCAGGAGTCGTGCAGTACGTGCGCCCCGAGATCATCGGGCTCATTTTGGGCGGCTTTTTAGCCAGCGTGCTTTGGACGAAGGAGTTTAGCGCGACCACGGGCTCTTCGCCTTTCGTGCGCTTTTTTCTCGGATTTTTCGCGATGATCGGTTGTCTCGTGTTTTTGGGCTGCCCGTGGAGAGCGTTTTTGCGTCTCGGCGGCGGCGATATGACGGCGATTGCGGGAGTCGTCGGTATTTTTGCAGGCGTGTGCGCGGGCGTATTTTTCAAAAAGCTCGGCTACGGCCTCACGCACGAGACTAAAGCTCAGGCCGCGATAGGCGTTTTGCCGACGGTTATGGGTATTTTGCTGCTTGCGGCGCTGGCTCTTGGGCTAAAGCTTGGCGAAAACGGCGCGCTTTTTACCTCCGCAAAAGGCCCTGGCTCCATGCATGCTCCGATCCTGATCTCGCTTGGATTTAGCATCGTCGTGGGCGCGCTAATGCACAAAAGCAAATTTTGTAGCGTAGGGGCGTTTAGTAGGCTTTTAAAAGGGGATTTTTCGATGTTTACGGGCATTGTCAGTATCGTGGTTTTTGCCAGCATCGTAAATTTAGCGCTTGGGCAGTATAAATTCGGCTTTGAAGGCCAGCCTATCGCGCACAACGACGTGCTTTGGAACTTCCTTAGCATGACGCTAGCAGGGCTTTGCTTTAGCCTGAGCGAAGGCTGCCCGGGCAAGCATCTCGTGCAAATGGGCACGGGAAATCTAAGCTCGGTAATCTTTGTCATCGGTATGGCGGCTGGCGCGGCCGTAGCGCATAACTTCTTGCTCGCTAGCTCTCCTAGCGCCATAACGGCGGCGGCTCCGTGGGCGGTGGCGATGGGGTTTATTTTTGCGGCTTATGTGGGATTTTTTCACAAAAAAGCAGCTTGA
- a CDS encoding molybdopterin synthase catalytic subunit codes for MQIFEGSLDAKAITNAWYDEFRDKNCGALITFTGIVREEGGIGALSFDIYEPILRKWLSSWEQKAKDLGAYVLFAHSRGDVPVHESSYVAGVVSPQRKVALQLINEFVEDFKANAPIWKYDVVGGERIYAKERSQAIKGAGLLG; via the coding sequence ATGCAGATATTTGAAGGAAGTCTCGACGCCAAAGCGATCACAAACGCCTGGTACGACGAGTTTAGGGACAAAAACTGCGGCGCGCTCATCACGTTTACAGGCATCGTGCGCGAGGAAGGCGGCATCGGCGCGCTTAGCTTTGACATCTACGAGCCGATCCTGCGCAAATGGCTATCTAGTTGGGAGCAAAAGGCAAAGGATCTGGGTGCATATGTGCTTTTCGCACATTCTCGCGGAGACGTGCCGGTGCACGAGAGCTCCTACGTCGCAGGCGTGGTAAGCCCACAAAGAAAGGTCGCCTTGCAGCTGATAAACGAGTTTGTCGAGGACTTTAAGGCTAACGCGCCGATCTGGAAATACGACGTAGTGGGAGGCGAGCGTATCTACGCAAAAGAGCGCAGTCAAGCGATCAAAGGCGCCGGGCTTTTAGGATAA
- a CDS encoding MoaD/ThiS family protein → MVEIEFLGPIKMNNLKLEAANLSEVKEKLGEYAELSEWLKICAVAVNDEIASSLDAPLKDGDKISILPPVCGG, encoded by the coding sequence ATGGTAGAAATCGAGTTTTTGGGCCCGATAAAGATGAATAATTTAAAGCTGGAAGCGGCAAATTTAAGCGAAGTAAAAGAAAAACTAGGCGAGTATGCGGAGTTGTCCGAGTGGCTAAAAATCTGCGCCGTCGCCGTAAACGACGAGATCGCAAGCTCTCTTGACGCGCCGCTAAAAGACGGAGATAAAATTTCCATTTTACCGCCAGTTTGCGGAGGTTAA
- the nspC gene encoding carboxynorspermidine decarboxylase produces MNEILSKIKTPAYVCEEAKVRANLEILKRVKVESGAKVLVALKGFAFSGVMGLVGEYLDGATCSGLHEAKFAAKYVRGEIHTYSPAFKDEDIDEVLALSKHVVFNSFAQWAKFKEKALAAGVTCGLRVNPELSVAPTDAYNPCGRYSRLGITRANFDADALDGITGLHFHALCEESAQSLETVLMAFEEKFGEFIPRMKWVNFGGGHHVTKEGYDVDLLISLIKNFRKKYGVEVYIEPGEAVGWQTGFLAASVLDFVQNEKTIAILDVSAEAHMPDTVLMPYRPAVRGESRGGKFSYRFGGNTCLAGDIVGLDAGEPEYKFDAPLSVGDKVIFEDQIHYTIVKNTTFNGIKLPDLLLLKENGELVTVREFGFEEYERRN; encoded by the coding sequence ATGAACGAAATCTTAAGCAAAATAAAAACGCCCGCCTACGTCTGCGAAGAGGCCAAGGTGCGCGCAAATCTCGAAATTTTAAAACGCGTCAAGGTTGAGAGCGGCGCAAAGGTGTTAGTCGCCCTAAAAGGCTTTGCATTTAGTGGCGTGATGGGGCTTGTGGGCGAGTATCTAGACGGCGCGACATGCAGCGGCCTACACGAGGCTAAATTTGCCGCAAAATACGTTCGCGGCGAGATCCATACCTATTCGCCTGCATTTAAAGACGAGGACATAGATGAGGTGCTAGCGCTTTCAAAGCACGTGGTTTTTAACTCCTTTGCGCAGTGGGCTAAATTTAAAGAAAAAGCTCTAGCCGCGGGCGTTACCTGTGGGCTTCGCGTAAATCCAGAGCTATCCGTCGCACCAACTGATGCTTATAATCCTTGCGGCAGGTATAGCCGACTAGGCATCACGCGCGCAAATTTCGACGCTGACGCGCTTGATGGTATCACGGGGCTACATTTTCACGCGCTTTGCGAGGAGAGCGCGCAAAGCCTGGAGACCGTGCTGATGGCGTTTGAGGAGAAATTCGGTGAGTTTATACCGCGTATGAAGTGGGTAAATTTCGGCGGCGGACATCACGTCACCAAAGAAGGCTACGACGTGGATCTGCTCATAAGTTTGATCAAAAATTTCCGCAAAAAGTACGGCGTCGAGGTCTACATCGAGCCAGGTGAAGCGGTGGGCTGGCAGACGGGATTTTTGGCTGCTTCGGTGCTTGATTTCGTGCAAAACGAAAAAACCATAGCGATCCTGGACGTCTCAGCTGAGGCGCACATGCCAGACACTGTGCTGATGCCGTACCGACCGGCTGTGCGAGGTGAGAGCAGGGGCGGTAAATTTAGCTACCGTTTTGGCGGAAATACCTGTCTAGCCGGCGATATCGTAGGGCTTGACGCCGGCGAGCCCGAGTATAAATTTGACGCGCCGCTAAGCGTGGGCGACAAAGTGATCTTTGAGGATCAGATCCACTACACGATCGTGAAAAACACGACCTTTAACGGCATCAAGCTGCCCGATTTGCTGCTTTTAAAAGAAAACGGCGAGCTTGTAACCGTACGGGAATTTGGCTTTGAAGAGTATGAGAGACGAAACTAG
- a CDS encoding formate dehydrogenase subunit gamma, producing MTRIFSLLSVFACWAFAIEASPSTNQYQSNIWAAGRIENIKPYEDGLGPIFTFLQGNDYFAIAALSLILAVIGAFVLHFLIIGPKHFSHDGKKVYAFNMIERVSHGAAAIAWIVLIPTGVIMMWGAELGGGAFVRFCKDIHGLATILFAVSVPPMLIAWTVRMLPAVYDIRWMLIVGGYLSKIKRPVPAGKFNAGQKAWYWVAIPGGIVMILTGAAMFFLDFRAPDVASWLGVSQIEILRASALIHNVLGIVCAVFFLVHIYMAAIAIHGAIWSMITGYKEEEEVYVLHHYWYQELISKNKIPVSEYEKTYAKLK from the coding sequence ATGACGAGAATTTTTAGTTTGCTTTCAGTTTTCGCCTGTTGGGCCTTCGCTATCGAGGCGAGTCCTAGCACGAACCAGTACCAGAGCAATATCTGGGCTGCGGGCAGAATCGAGAACATTAAGCCTTACGAAGACGGTTTGGGGCCGATTTTTACGTTTCTTCAGGGCAACGACTACTTCGCGATAGCGGCCTTGTCGCTTATTTTGGCTGTTATCGGCGCGTTCGTTCTGCACTTTTTGATCATCGGACCGAAACACTTCAGCCACGACGGCAAAAAAGTCTATGCGTTTAATATGATAGAGCGCGTATCTCACGGCGCTGCGGCGATCGCATGGATAGTGCTCATACCGACGGGCGTCATCATGATGTGGGGCGCAGAGCTTGGTGGAGGCGCGTTTGTTAGATTTTGTAAAGACATCCACGGATTAGCTACGATTTTATTTGCCGTTTCGGTGCCTCCGATGCTGATAGCTTGGACAGTGAGGATGCTACCTGCGGTTTATGATATCAGATGGATGCTGATCGTCGGCGGATATCTCTCAAAGATTAAACGTCCAGTACCTGCGGGCAAATTTAACGCCGGCCAAAAGGCGTGGTACTGGGTGGCTATCCCTGGCGGTATCGTGATGATACTAACAGGTGCAGCTATGTTTTTCCTTGACTTTAGAGCTCCAGACGTTGCGAGCTGGCTTGGCGTATCGCAGATTGAAATTTTAAGAGCTTCTGCACTAATTCATAACGTGCTTGGCATCGTGTGCGCGGTATTTTTCCTAGTGCACATCTACATGGCGGCCATTGCTATTCACGGCGCTATCTGGTCGATGATAACTGGCTATAAAGAAGAAGAAGAGGTTTACGTACTTCACCACTACTGGTATCAGGAACTCATCTCTAAAAACAAAATCCCCGTATCTGAATACGAAAAAACTTACGCGAAATTAAAATAA
- the yedF gene encoding sulfurtransferase-like selenium metabolism protein YedF, protein MQIDCRNLACPEPVIRTKNALESLKVGEKLEILVNSIAPKENISRFLKNQNVEFSVEQNGTETKITAVKGESKLELANFDEFVCEITPKAKKTALYLNEERAGSGDVGVNLLAKFLGALLQVKNKPEYVICVNNAVKMTTNRAHASFKPLKDLEAAGVKILSCGSCLEAYKLVSDLSVGEISNAYEIMQILTTHEQIKL, encoded by the coding sequence ATGCAAATCGATTGTAGAAATTTGGCTTGCCCTGAGCCCGTCATCAGGACGAAAAATGCGCTTGAGAGCCTAAAAGTCGGCGAAAAGCTTGAGATTTTAGTAAATTCTATCGCTCCAAAAGAAAACATTAGCCGTTTTTTAAAAAATCAAAACGTCGAATTTAGCGTAGAACAAAACGGCACCGAGACAAAAATCACTGCCGTTAAGGGCGAATCAAAGCTGGAGCTAGCAAATTTTGACGAATTCGTCTGTGAAATCACGCCAAAGGCTAAAAAAACAGCCCTTTATCTAAATGAAGAGCGTGCCGGTAGCGGCGACGTAGGCGTTAATTTGCTGGCTAAATTTTTAGGCGCGCTTTTGCAGGTAAAAAATAAACCCGAATACGTAATCTGCGTAAATAACGCCGTCAAAATGACGACGAACCGCGCGCATGCGAGCTTTAAACCGCTTAAGGATTTAGAGGCTGCGGGCGTTAAAATTTTAAGCTGCGGCAGCTGCCTCGAGGCATATAAACTCGTAAGCGATCTAAGCGTCGGAGAGATATCAAATGCCTACGAAATCATGCAAATTTTAACTACGCACGAGCAAATCAAACTATGA
- the selD gene encoding selenide, water dikinase SelD translates to MIYNDKRLTKFVRAAGUAAKLDPSGLHKTIGDLNLAHPNLLSNIGTNEDASVFKITNDIALVQTLDFITPVADDPFIFGQIAAANSLSDVFAMGGKVLNALNIVGFDSCNLSGEILGEILRGGQDKVAECGGVIVGGHTIETQQMYYGLSVTGVVSPSSFWSNNTARDGDAFILTKPLGTGILSTAIKADLLNLTQIKQAVETMRQLNFYAVDALKDIKVTAATDITGFGFLGHLSEMLNDKISFEIYADSVPVIAAAREFADMGIIPEGSYKNREFASKFVSGEADILLYDAQTSGGLLLAVPQSEANLALSRLKEAGYESSAIVGIAKKRGEYGINLR, encoded by the coding sequence ATGATCTATAACGACAAACGTCTCACGAAATTCGTCCGAGCGGCGGGTTGAGCGGCCAAGCTTGACCCGTCGGGTCTACACAAAACTATCGGCGATTTAAATTTAGCTCACCCAAATTTGCTCTCAAACATCGGTACAAACGAGGATGCGAGCGTATTTAAGATCACGAACGACATCGCGCTAGTGCAGACGCTAGACTTTATTACGCCGGTAGCGGACGATCCGTTTATATTCGGTCAGATTGCGGCTGCAAACAGTCTAAGCGACGTGTTTGCGATGGGCGGTAAGGTGCTAAACGCGCTAAATATCGTCGGTTTTGATAGCTGTAATCTAAGCGGCGAAATTTTGGGCGAAATTTTACGCGGTGGGCAGGACAAAGTCGCCGAATGCGGCGGCGTGATCGTCGGCGGACACACGATAGAGACGCAGCAGATGTATTATGGACTCAGCGTCACGGGCGTCGTTTCGCCAAGCTCTTTTTGGTCAAACAACACCGCGCGAGATGGCGACGCGTTCATACTCACAAAGCCGCTGGGAACGGGCATTTTAAGCACGGCGATCAAGGCCGATCTGCTAAATTTAACCCAAATCAAGCAGGCCGTCGAGACGATGCGGCAGCTAAATTTCTATGCCGTGGACGCGCTAAAAGATATCAAAGTAACGGCGGCGACCGACATTACGGGATTTGGCTTTTTGGGGCATTTAAGCGAAATGCTAAACGACAAAATCAGCTTTGAAATTTACGCGGATAGCGTGCCCGTGATAGCTGCTGCGCGCGAGTTTGCCGATATGGGCATCATCCCCGAGGGCAGCTACAAAAACCGCGAATTTGCGAGTAAATTCGTTAGCGGCGAGGCAGATATATTGCTCTACGATGCGCAAACTTCGGGTGGGTTGCTGCTAGCGGTACCGCAAAGCGAGGCAAATTTGGCTCTATCTCGCTTAAAAGAGGCGGGTTACGAGAGCTCGGCGATCGTAGGCATAGCTAAAAAGCGCGGCGAATACGGCATAAATTTAAGGTAA